A part of Melittangium boletus DSM 14713 genomic DNA contains:
- the bshC gene encoding bacillithiol biosynthesis cysteine-adding enzyme BshC gives MASSFSASWLRGDPRALEFLPDHFRHRAARAEAVSAAASRTVAPALHAALVARQSRLAPSPSRERNLELLARPGTTVVVTGQQVGLFLGPLFTIYKAASAIVAARALAEETGRPCVPVFWLQTEDHDLPEIDHTFIPSAAGALLRVALDVPDAAQSRTPVAHRRLGASVTGALATLRAELGGQSHADEHLALLERAYHPEAAMADAFAEVLSTLFADEGLVFLDPRDPRLAPLSAPLHRRAIEEATAIASGLAERGGALGAAGFSEQVHIRPGSPLGFFSPDGLEGARYRLDPASTPGTWSLVGHPEGASVTTPQLLSWLEREPLRFTTSALLRPLLQDTWLPTAAYVGGPGEIAYFAQLAPLYAHLGLPMPLVVPRARFRVIDDRVRRLLDRLGLAPEDAAAPRDALLARIAARDTGQDFEPPEAIEARLVSAFASELARLGERTASFEPGFARALSRTDKTVRGGISRLVARYGRAIAQRDQVTLERVDRLRAYLSPDGAPQERIHGLPYYACRFGSQAFTRRVLDACVPFLGDLKDLKP, from the coding sequence GTGGCCTCTTCGTTCTCCGCATCCTGGCTGCGCGGTGATCCGCGCGCACTCGAGTTCCTCCCCGACCATTTCCGGCACCGGGCCGCCCGCGCCGAGGCCGTGAGCGCCGCGGCTTCGCGCACCGTCGCCCCCGCGCTCCACGCGGCACTGGTGGCCCGTCAATCGCGCCTCGCGCCAAGTCCCTCCCGTGAGCGGAATCTGGAGCTGCTCGCTCGTCCTGGCACGACGGTCGTGGTGACCGGGCAGCAGGTCGGGTTGTTCCTCGGGCCGCTCTTCACGATCTACAAGGCCGCCTCCGCGATCGTCGCGGCCCGCGCGCTCGCCGAGGAGACGGGCCGGCCCTGCGTTCCCGTCTTCTGGTTGCAGACCGAGGACCACGACCTGCCGGAGATCGATCACACCTTCATTCCCAGCGCCGCTGGAGCGCTCCTGCGCGTGGCGCTCGACGTGCCCGATGCGGCCCAGTCGCGCACCCCGGTCGCCCATCGCCGTCTCGGAGCGAGCGTCACCGGCGCGCTCGCCACGCTGCGCGCCGAGCTGGGCGGTCAGTCCCACGCGGACGAGCACCTGGCGCTGCTCGAGCGCGCCTATCACCCCGAGGCGGCGATGGCGGACGCCTTCGCCGAGGTTCTCTCCACCCTCTTCGCGGACGAGGGGCTCGTGTTCCTCGACCCGCGCGACCCGCGCCTCGCCCCTCTCTCCGCGCCGCTCCACCGCCGAGCCATCGAGGAGGCCACGGCCATCGCCAGCGGGCTCGCCGAGCGGGGTGGTGCGCTTGGCGCGGCGGGTTTCTCCGAGCAGGTCCACATCCGCCCAGGCTCGCCCCTCGGCTTCTTCTCGCCCGACGGTCTGGAGGGCGCCCGCTACCGCCTCGATCCCGCCTCCACCCCGGGTACCTGGAGCCTCGTGGGCCACCCGGAGGGCGCCTCCGTGACGACGCCCCAACTCCTCTCCTGGCTCGAGCGCGAGCCGCTGCGCTTCACGACCTCGGCCCTCCTGCGCCCGCTCCTCCAGGACACCTGGCTGCCCACGGCGGCCTACGTCGGCGGGCCGGGAGAGATCGCTTATTTCGCGCAGCTCGCGCCTCTCTACGCGCACCTCGGGCTGCCCATGCCGCTCGTTGTTCCTCGCGCCCGGTTCCGCGTCATCGACGATCGCGTGCGCCGCCTGCTCGACAGACTCGGCCTTGCTCCGGAGGACGCGGCCGCCCCGCGGGACGCGCTGCTGGCCCGCATCGCCGCCCGTGACACCGGGCAGGACTTCGAGCCGCCCGAGGCCATCGAGGCCCGCCTCGTGAGCGCCTTCGCCTCGGAACTCGCCCGCCTCGGCGAGCGCACGGCTTCCTTCGAACCGGGTTTCGCCCGGGCCCTCTCCCGCACCGACAAGACCGTTCGCGGAGGCATCTCCCGCCTCGTGGCCCGGTACGGCCGCGCCATCGCCCAGCGCGATCAAGTGACTCTCGAGCGAGTGGACCGCCTCCGGGCCTATCTCTCTCCGGATGGGGCGCCGCAGGAGCGCATCCACGGACTGCCCTACTACGCGTGCCGCTTCGGGAGCCAGGCCTTCACGCGCCGTGTCCTCGATGCCTGCGTGCCCTTCCTCGGCGACTTGAAGGACTTGAAACCATGA
- the bshB1 gene encoding bacillithiol biosynthesis deacetylase BshB1: MSTSESAYGLEVLAFGPHPDDVELFCGGLLARMAGLGHRTGIVDLTRGEKSSRGTPETRAAETDAASRVLGLTLRENLGLPDGWLDPWAGFEAPETERTRSAPVARVVEVLRRLRPELVLVPWQHERHPDHEATSALVTRALFFASVRKFETEPPSASFTPRQVLYYPMRHLAEPSFVVDVTAAHERKMAAIRCYASQVEARVDGPQTLVGSPLSLTSLEARDRFYGARIGVSHGEPYVLRETLGLIDPVEHFRRNSFARPLFFPEPR, encoded by the coding sequence ATGAGCACGAGCGAATCCGCCTACGGCCTGGAGGTCCTCGCCTTCGGGCCCCACCCCGACGATGTCGAGCTCTTCTGCGGTGGACTCCTGGCCCGCATGGCGGGTCTGGGTCACCGCACCGGCATCGTGGACCTGACGCGCGGGGAGAAGAGTTCACGTGGCACTCCCGAGACACGCGCCGCCGAGACCGACGCGGCCTCCCGTGTGCTGGGGCTCACCCTTCGTGAGAACCTGGGACTGCCCGATGGATGGCTCGACCCCTGGGCCGGCTTCGAGGCGCCCGAGACCGAACGCACGCGGAGCGCTCCCGTCGCGCGAGTGGTCGAGGTGCTGCGCCGCCTGCGTCCCGAGCTCGTCCTCGTCCCGTGGCAACACGAGCGCCACCCGGACCACGAGGCCACCAGCGCGCTGGTGACACGCGCGCTGTTCTTCGCCTCGGTTCGCAAGTTCGAGACCGAGCCTCCCAGCGCCTCCTTCACGCCGAGGCAGGTCCTCTACTACCCCATGCGCCACCTGGCCGAGCCGAGCTTCGTCGTCGACGTGACGGCGGCCCACGAGCGGAAGATGGCGGCCATCCGCTGTTACGCGAGTCAGGTGGAGGCCCGGGTGGACGGTCCCCAGACGCTGGTCGGCTCGCCCCTGTCGCTCACCTCGCTCGAGGCCCGTGACCGCTTCTACGGCGCCCGCATCGGTGTCTCCCACGGCGAGCCCTACGTCCTGCGCGAGACCTTGGGGCTGATCGATCCGGTGGAGCATTTTCGCCGGAATTCCTTCGCGCGGCCCCTGTTCTTTCCCGAACCCCGATGA
- the bshA gene encoding N-acetyl-alpha-D-glucosaminyl L-malate synthase BshA, whose translation MSDRLNLAITCFPTFGGSGMVATEIGLAMADRGHRVHFIARDLPVRLHGMTRKVVFHEVAESDYPALAHSGTYPLALASKMIEVASYEPLDILHVHYAVPHATAAWMAREVLGDKAPRIVTTLHGTDTTLVGIDPTYLPITRFSILRSDAVTTPSAFLRRATWEGFGIPPETFPIDVIPNFVDTDCYAPIRDRAHLRQLFSDLGDDEPVLLHVSNFRPVKRIGDVVSVFAGVHRERPCRLVMIGDGPERSPAERRVRELGLEDRVAFLGKQERFVELLAAADVFLLPSEQESFGLAALEALSCGIPVVASDVGGIPEQIEHGVWGYLAPVGDVEAMARHVLSLVRDPERWRLFSRNARQHVLERFQLAPAIDRYEAIYRRLLAGTSPR comes from the coding sequence ATGAGCGACCGTCTCAACCTGGCCATCACCTGCTTTCCCACCTTTGGAGGCAGCGGCATGGTCGCGACCGAGATTGGTCTGGCGATGGCGGACAGGGGCCACCGCGTCCACTTCATCGCGCGAGACCTTCCGGTACGTCTTCACGGGATGACCCGGAAGGTCGTCTTCCACGAGGTCGCCGAGAGCGACTACCCGGCGCTGGCCCACTCGGGGACGTACCCGCTCGCGCTCGCTTCCAAGATGATCGAGGTCGCCAGCTACGAGCCCCTGGACATCCTGCACGTCCACTACGCCGTGCCTCATGCCACGGCCGCCTGGATGGCTCGGGAGGTGCTGGGGGACAAGGCGCCGCGCATCGTGACGACGCTCCACGGCACCGACACCACGCTCGTCGGTATCGACCCGACCTACCTGCCCATCACGCGCTTCTCCATCCTGCGCAGTGACGCGGTCACCACCCCCTCGGCGTTCCTCCGGCGCGCCACCTGGGAGGGGTTCGGCATCCCCCCGGAGACCTTCCCCATCGACGTCATCCCCAACTTCGTCGACACGGATTGCTACGCGCCCATCCGCGACCGGGCCCACCTGCGCCAGCTCTTCTCCGACCTGGGAGACGACGAGCCCGTACTCCTCCACGTCTCGAACTTCCGGCCGGTCAAGCGCATCGGCGACGTGGTGTCCGTCTTCGCCGGAGTCCACCGGGAGCGCCCGTGCCGGCTGGTGATGATCGGAGATGGCCCCGAGCGCTCACCCGCCGAGCGCAGGGTGCGGGAGCTCGGCCTCGAGGATCGCGTGGCCTTCCTGGGCAAGCAGGAGCGCTTCGTCGAGCTGCTCGCCGCGGCCGATGTCTTCCTCCTGCCGAGTGAACAGGAGAGCTTCGGCCTCGCGGCGCTCGAGGCGCTGAGCTGTGGCATTCCGGTGGTCGCGAGCGACGTCGGAGGCATCCCCGAGCAGATCGAACATGGGGTGTGGGGCTACCTGGCACCGGTGGGGGATGTGGAGGCCATGGCCCGTCATGTCCTCTCGCTCGTCCGTGACCCCGAGCGCTGGCGCCTCTTCTCGCGCAACGCCCGTCAGCACGTCCTCGAGCGCTTCCAGCTCGCGCCGGCCATCGACCGCTACGAGGCCATCTACCGCCGCCTCCTCGCGGGAACCTCCCCACGCTGA
- a CDS encoding DUF2911 domain-containing protein yields the protein MKKFLGCTVAVLVALTTSPALAQLELPAPSPAAKVMQVVGLTEISVDYSSPAVKGRKIWGGLVPWEQVWRTGANQATRITFKRDVTFGGKPVPAGTYSIVSVPSDKGWTVALNKDLGLFSGGKPYDAKEDVVRVSATTSEIPHRERLTFLFSNTTDDQTSLDLEWEKLRVSVPIQAHTAAQAQENIKAAVNGSWRSLANAGRYVADTSKDYPTALKYLDNSLAIQSHWYNNWIKADILARAGKYAEARKFAQTAWDLGQKDENFFFKDAVAKALVDWKGKK from the coding sequence ATGAAGAAGTTTCTGGGGTGTACAGTCGCCGTGCTCGTGGCCCTCACCACTTCACCCGCCTTGGCGCAGCTCGAGCTGCCCGCGCCGAGCCCGGCGGCGAAGGTGATGCAGGTGGTCGGGTTGACCGAGATCTCGGTCGACTATTCGAGCCCCGCGGTCAAGGGACGGAAGATCTGGGGAGGCCTGGTGCCCTGGGAACAGGTGTGGCGGACCGGCGCCAACCAGGCCACGAGGATCACCTTCAAGCGGGACGTGACCTTCGGTGGCAAGCCGGTCCCGGCGGGCACCTATTCGATTGTCTCCGTCCCCTCGGACAAGGGCTGGACGGTCGCGCTGAACAAGGATCTCGGCCTGTTCAGTGGCGGCAAGCCCTATGACGCCAAGGAAGATGTCGTGCGCGTCTCCGCGACGACCTCCGAGATTCCCCACCGCGAGCGCCTGACGTTCCTCTTCTCCAACACGACCGATGATCAGACGTCGTTGGATCTGGAGTGGGAGAAGCTGCGCGTCTCGGTGCCCATCCAGGCCCACACGGCCGCGCAGGCGCAGGAGAACATCAAGGCCGCGGTGAACGGCTCATGGCGCTCGCTGGCCAACGCCGGGCGCTACGTGGCCGATACGTCGAAGGACTACCCCACGGCGCTGAAGTACCTGGACAACTCGCTCGCCATCCAGTCGCACTGGTACAACAACTGGATCAAGGCCGACATCCTGGCCCGCGCGGGCAAGTACGCCGAGGCCCGCAAGTTCGCGCAGACGGCGTGGGACCTGGGTCAGAAGGACGAGAACTTCTTCTTCAAGGACGCGGTCGCCAAGGCGCTCGTGGACTGGAAGGGCAAGAAGTAG
- a CDS encoding DUF4112 domain-containing protein: MSSSSDQEVLVRVRGLARLLDTSIRLPGGFRIGWDAVLGLVPGVGDGAGALLSAYIVLQAVRLGASREVLTRMVGNVALEALVGAMPVLGDVFDAAFKANVRNVHLLEAHLAAPSSTRRASRAWVVGVVVVLLALFSLAMVLAILAVRALLSVGGSD; the protein is encoded by the coding sequence ATGAGCTCTTCTTCCGATCAGGAAGTCCTTGTACGGGTGCGCGGCCTGGCGCGGTTGTTGGACACGTCCATCCGGCTGCCAGGAGGCTTCCGCATCGGGTGGGACGCCGTGCTTGGCCTCGTTCCTGGCGTGGGTGACGGGGCGGGTGCTCTGCTGTCCGCCTATATCGTCCTGCAGGCGGTGCGCCTGGGCGCCTCGCGCGAGGTCCTGACGCGCATGGTGGGCAACGTGGCGCTCGAGGCACTGGTGGGCGCGATGCCCGTGCTCGGTGACGTCTTCGACGCGGCTTTCAAGGCCAACGTGCGCAATGTGCATCTTCTCGAGGCGCACCTGGCCGCTCCCAGCTCCACCCGCCGCGCCAGCCGTGCGTGGGTCGTCGGGGTCGTGGTGGTGCTCCTGGCGTTGTTCTCTCTGGCGATGGTGCTCGCCATACTGGCCGTGCGCGCGCTCCTCTCCGTCGGTGGTTCGGACTGA
- a CDS encoding YciI family protein — protein MPEITWRFRLGSGGKKAESKDGKPITDGVFPESKEFLAGYWIVDVESPERAYEIAAQASAAPGPGGVPLNMAIEVRQVMSGPPPELL, from the coding sequence ATGCCTGAAATCACATGGCGATTCCGCCTGGGCTCCGGGGGAAAAAAGGCCGAAAGTAAAGATGGCAAGCCGATCACGGACGGCGTGTTTCCCGAGTCGAAGGAGTTCCTCGCCGGGTACTGGATCGTGGACGTCGAGAGCCCCGAGCGCGCCTACGAGATCGCCGCGCAGGCCTCCGCTGCTCCTGGCCCCGGCGGCGTGCCCCTCAACATGGCGATCGAGGTGCGGCAAGTGATGAGCGGGCCTCCTCCCGAACTGCTCTGA
- a CDS encoding DUF1552 domain-containing protein, which yields MMKRRTLLRGLGAGLFAPFMKEAFARAVTPSRLVLVLECNGIYPQAFLTTRARNALGAAAIGSRHLFSHVYPAKPLVLQGDALSSALCLGPLAASAGNSSLEQRSAVVLGLSSTIAGGGHSSGTGALSCAVHGAGATLDAVLAPRLKRNAPFDALRLGTSSARVSIVYETCSHGPRKPAGILVNPALAYDSTFGSLIGGAATGRDRGQLFDFARDDVKAALATFRGNSNERLKLERYLTSLESLRSREDVLRSMADQVRPLLPPPPAENPLLRDPSNPPDSLAWIEAQFQIATASLLGGLTHLVVLASGTSGFDVSYPSSIAGEARHNLQHGIDAGGNWNAIAAVTRRHVELVARLARTLEATPEVGASGSMLDHTAIVFMSDNGEQHHSTAREWPMLLVGGNALGLKTDGRTVVFPEEGKASNRQVSNLFNSLGHAFGDSSFDTFGQEGTARITPGPLSELYG from the coding sequence ATGATGAAACGACGTACGCTGCTGCGGGGCCTGGGCGCGGGCCTCTTCGCCCCCTTCATGAAGGAGGCCTTCGCGCGGGCGGTGACACCCTCGCGCCTGGTCCTCGTCCTCGAGTGCAACGGCATCTATCCGCAGGCGTTCCTGACGACCCGGGCCCGGAACGCGCTCGGCGCGGCGGCCATCGGCTCGCGCCACCTCTTCTCGCACGTCTACCCAGCCAAACCGCTCGTCCTCCAGGGAGACGCACTCTCGTCGGCGCTCTGCCTGGGTCCGCTCGCGGCCTCCGCGGGCAACAGCTCGCTCGAGCAGCGCTCCGCGGTGGTACTGGGCCTGTCGAGCACGATAGCCGGCGGCGGGCACTCCAGCGGCACGGGCGCGCTCTCCTGCGCGGTCCACGGGGCGGGGGCCACCCTCGACGCGGTGCTCGCTCCGCGGCTCAAGCGCAACGCCCCCTTCGATGCCCTGCGCCTGGGAACCAGCTCGGCGCGCGTCTCCATCGTGTACGAGACGTGCAGCCATGGCCCGCGCAAGCCGGCCGGGATCCTGGTCAACCCCGCGCTGGCGTATGACAGCACCTTCGGCTCGCTGATCGGCGGTGCGGCGACGGGCCGGGATCGCGGCCAGCTCTTCGACTTCGCCCGCGACGATGTCAAAGCCGCCCTGGCCACCTTCCGCGGCAACTCCAACGAGCGCCTGAAGCTCGAGCGCTATCTCACCTCGCTCGAGTCCCTGCGCTCGCGCGAGGACGTGCTGCGCTCCATGGCCGATCAGGTGCGGCCGCTGCTGCCGCCGCCGCCCGCGGAGAACCCGCTCCTGCGCGACCCCTCGAACCCTCCGGACTCGCTCGCCTGGATCGAGGCACAGTTCCAGATCGCCACCGCGAGCCTGCTGGGAGGACTCACCCACCTCGTGGTCCTCGCCTCGGGAACCTCGGGCTTCGACGTGAGCTATCCCTCCAGCATCGCCGGGGAGGCGCGGCACAACCTGCAGCACGGCATCGACGCGGGCGGGAACTGGAACGCCATCGCCGCGGTGACCCGCAGGCACGTCGAGCTCGTCGCCAGGCTCGCGCGGACCCTGGAGGCCACGCCGGAGGTCGGCGCCAGCGGGTCCATGCTGGACCACACGGCCATCGTCTTCATGTCCGACAACGGCGAGCAGCACCACTCCACGGCGCGGGAGTGGCCGATGCTGCTCGTCGGCGGCAATGCGCTCGGGCTCAAGACCGACGGCCGGACGGTCGTCTTTCCCGAGGAGGGCAAGGCCAGCAACCGGCAGGTGTCCAACCTCTTCAACTCCCTGGGCCACGCCTTCGGGGACTCGAGCTTCGACACCTTCGGGCAGGAGGGGACCGCGCGCATCACTCCCGGACCCCTGAGCGAGCTGTACGGCTGA
- a CDS encoding DUF1588 domain-containing protein: MTKRVLLLGVLMLTGCKEDGGGTTDGGVPASASACEVQELLATRCTSCHGAVPSAGAPMSLATLQAMRTPAASDSTQTNAERALLRMRDAVKPMPPSPETPATQREVAVLAAWVAEGMPSCGETSSDGGTTPLPSPNLIPQDELFACTPGVVSDAPTRLRRLNRWEWTRNVGGAVTRSWTGFSFYDNPFDPSAGEQYSTWATDETLDEATVELFLPIVAEAGSPWAGPYTGSNRLEWVREDVSLRCMFHDNRPSAACVRNFVSVFLERGVLHRPPRTDEVDRLRAFATTVLSQESGTGEAIRTASIVRVSNAAWLTTGALFREELGTQEAGRAELGPWELAQQLSYAVGSRAPGATPLWTWPYYSAGPDGHLADITAAARDGSIRDDTTVERLFRRNAGGTDPTRFDLVQDYNSELWRTRRGQYWLADGLSGFFREWLGYAHVASVFKERPSATSAWDDNGGPISGTSEMSFGNLMSGYYGYESTMVQQLDDLVARVVVADVDVLETLLTTRTFFLASTVNVANYENTVRYTGHPYGTEQTIADTQAARWVTLPAKERAGVLTHPAWLGAHGGNFEDDPSAVHRGKWIRENLLCDWVPPLSSVKVVAQVGPHAPDKNARRRLEEATASTACQGCHVLMNPLGLPFETYNHAGYLRRRDHAPDGGWSPPDGTSVLTGMPDPALNGPVRDAVELSEKLAGSRHVKRCFVRQAFRYYVGRPENQTDACTLTQMEQAYDANNGSFLSMVGALMKSETWKTRRVPGEAE, encoded by the coding sequence ATGACCAAGCGCGTACTGCTGCTCGGCGTCCTGATGCTCACCGGATGCAAAGAGGACGGAGGGGGAACGACGGATGGCGGGGTGCCAGCCTCCGCCTCCGCGTGCGAGGTCCAGGAACTGCTGGCCACGCGCTGCACAAGCTGCCACGGGGCGGTGCCCAGCGCGGGGGCGCCCATGTCGCTCGCCACGTTGCAGGCGATGCGGACCCCCGCGGCCAGTGACAGCACCCAGACGAACGCCGAGCGGGCCCTGCTCCGCATGCGGGATGCCGTGAAGCCCATGCCCCCCTCGCCCGAGACCCCGGCCACACAACGGGAGGTGGCCGTCCTCGCGGCCTGGGTCGCCGAGGGCATGCCTTCCTGCGGGGAGACCTCCTCCGACGGTGGGACGACCCCCCTCCCCTCCCCCAACCTCATCCCTCAGGACGAACTCTTCGCCTGCACCCCCGGCGTCGTGTCGGACGCGCCCACGCGGCTGCGCCGACTCAACCGCTGGGAGTGGACACGCAACGTGGGTGGGGCCGTCACGCGGAGCTGGACCGGCTTCAGCTTCTACGACAACCCCTTCGACCCCAGCGCCGGCGAGCAGTACAGCACCTGGGCCACCGACGAGACCTTGGACGAGGCCACGGTGGAGCTCTTCCTTCCCATCGTCGCCGAGGCAGGTTCCCCGTGGGCCGGGCCGTACACCGGGAGCAACCGCCTCGAGTGGGTGCGCGAGGACGTTTCCCTGCGCTGCATGTTCCACGACAACCGGCCCTCGGCCGCGTGCGTCCGGAACTTCGTCTCCGTCTTCCTCGAGCGCGGGGTGCTCCACCGCCCGCCGCGCACCGACGAGGTGGATCGCCTGCGGGCCTTCGCCACCACCGTGCTCTCGCAGGAGTCGGGCACCGGGGAGGCCATCCGCACGGCATCCATCGTCCGCGTCTCCAATGCCGCGTGGTTGACGACGGGTGCGCTCTTCCGCGAGGAACTCGGGACACAGGAGGCCGGTCGCGCGGAGCTCGGCCCGTGGGAGCTCGCGCAGCAGCTCTCCTATGCCGTGGGCAGCCGCGCGCCCGGCGCGACACCGCTCTGGACCTGGCCCTACTACTCCGCCGGTCCCGACGGACACCTGGCGGACATCACCGCGGCCGCGCGCGATGGCAGCATCCGCGACGACACCACGGTCGAGCGCCTCTTCCGCCGCAACGCGGGAGGCACGGATCCGACGCGCTTCGACCTGGTGCAGGACTACAACAGCGAGCTGTGGCGCACGCGCCGTGGCCAGTACTGGCTCGCGGACGGCCTGTCCGGCTTCTTCCGTGAGTGGCTGGGCTACGCCCACGTCGCCAGCGTCTTCAAGGAGCGTCCCTCGGCGACCTCGGCCTGGGATGACAATGGAGGTCCCATCAGCGGCACCAGCGAGATGTCGTTCGGGAACCTGATGTCCGGCTACTACGGATACGAGTCGACGATGGTGCAGCAACTGGACGACCTCGTCGCGCGGGTCGTGGTGGCCGACGTGGACGTGCTCGAGACCCTGCTCACCACGCGGACGTTCTTCCTGGCCTCGACGGTCAACGTCGCGAACTACGAGAACACGGTGCGCTACACCGGTCATCCCTATGGCACCGAGCAGACCATCGCCGACACCCAGGCCGCTCGCTGGGTGACGCTGCCCGCCAAGGAGCGCGCTGGCGTGCTGACCCACCCGGCCTGGCTGGGCGCGCATGGAGGCAACTTCGAGGACGACCCCTCCGCCGTCCACCGCGGCAAGTGGATCCGCGAGAACCTGCTCTGCGATTGGGTGCCGCCGCTCAGCTCGGTCAAGGTCGTGGCCCAGGTTGGTCCGCACGCCCCGGACAAGAACGCGCGCCGCCGCCTCGAGGAGGCCACGGCGAGCACGGCCTGCCAGGGCTGCCACGTGCTGATGAACCCGCTCGGCCTCCCCTTCGAGACCTACAACCACGCCGGCTACCTCCGGCGGCGGGATCACGCGCCGGACGGCGGCTGGAGCCCGCCGGATGGGACCTCGGTCCTCACCGGGATGCCCGACCCGGCGCTCAACGGACCGGTGCGCGATGCCGTGGAGCTGAGCGAGAAGCTGGCCGGCTCGCGGCACGTGAAGCGCTGCTTCGTGCGCCAGGCCTTCCGCTACTACGTGGGCCGCCCCGAGAACCAGACCGATGCCTGCACGCTCACGCAGATGGAGCAGGCGTATGACGCGAACAACGGATCCTTCCTGTCCATGGTGGGTGCGTTGATGAAGAGCGAGACGTGGAAGACGCGGCGCGTGCCCGGAGAGGCGGAGTGA
- a CDS encoding carbonic anhydrase: MAANEIDWLLDGFRVFKRHHYSHSPELLRRLTTEGQSPKVAVVACCDSRVDPAIILDAAPGDLFVIRNVANLVPPCESGGKYHGTSAALEFAVRGLEVSQIIVLGHFGCGGIRALIEGSPWVHKEAHFLAPWITMASEARDRALAEVGNVDGEARQRACEKRGVVASLDNLMTFPWIQRRVQADKLTLHGWYFDLEAMALMRYDPAADGFAPLA, encoded by the coding sequence CTTCCGCGTCTTCAAGCGGCACCACTACTCCCACTCCCCCGAGTTGCTCCGTCGGCTGACCACCGAAGGGCAATCGCCCAAGGTGGCGGTGGTGGCCTGCTGCGACTCGCGCGTGGATCCAGCCATCATCCTGGACGCCGCTCCGGGAGATCTCTTCGTCATCCGCAACGTGGCCAACCTGGTGCCTCCGTGCGAGTCGGGCGGCAAGTACCATGGCACCAGCGCCGCGCTGGAGTTCGCCGTGCGGGGGCTCGAGGTCTCCCAGATCATCGTGCTGGGGCACTTCGGGTGCGGTGGCATCCGGGCGCTCATCGAGGGCTCGCCCTGGGTGCACAAGGAAGCGCACTTCCTCGCGCCGTGGATCACCATGGCCTCCGAGGCGCGGGACCGGGCGCTCGCCGAGGTGGGGAACGTGGACGGCGAGGCACGGCAGCGGGCCTGCGAGAAGCGCGGGGTGGTCGCCTCGCTCGACAACCTGATGACCTTCCCCTGGATCCAGCGCCGCGTGCAGGCGGACAAGCTGACCCTCCACGGGTGGTACTTCGATCTCGAGGCGATGGCGCTCATGCGCTACGACCCCGCCGCGGACGGCTTTGCCCCGCTCGCCTGA